The following proteins come from a genomic window of Candidatus Thiodiazotropha sp. CDECU1:
- a CDS encoding endonuclease III domain-containing protein → MERQAGRNKTLALTLSTARLMAVYGRLFDRYGPQHWWPADTPFEVMVGAVLTQNTAWSNVEKAIHNLKAVEALKLESLLALPGDRLAMLIRPAGYYNIKRKRLQSLCRFLQQNPALEQLDTQALRERLLSVHGIGPETADDILLYAFERPVFVIDAYTRRLFGRLGWIADDCGYETLRGGFETALASDAALFNEYHALIVKHVKVHCSKRPLCDNCPLVELCAYPDDQLASGISAVKT, encoded by the coding sequence ATGGAAAGGCAAGCGGGGCGGAACAAGACGCTCGCGCTGACACTCTCGACTGCCCGGCTGATGGCGGTCTATGGGCGTCTGTTCGATCGTTATGGACCCCAGCACTGGTGGCCGGCGGACACCCCGTTCGAGGTGATGGTGGGGGCGGTGCTGACCCAGAACACCGCCTGGTCGAATGTGGAAAAGGCGATCCATAATCTCAAAGCCGTAGAGGCACTCAAGCTCGAATCCCTGCTCGCCCTGCCAGGGGATAGATTGGCCATGCTGATCCGTCCGGCCGGCTACTACAATATCAAGCGCAAACGGCTCCAAAGTCTGTGCCGGTTTCTGCAACAGAATCCCGCCCTGGAGCAGCTGGATACCCAGGCGTTGCGCGAGCGGCTGCTGTCGGTTCACGGCATCGGGCCGGAGACGGCGGATGATATTTTACTCTATGCCTTCGAGCGGCCGGTGTTTGTCATCGATGCCTATACCCGGCGCCTGTTCGGCCGCTTGGGATGGATAGCGGATGATTGTGGTTATGAGACGTTGCGTGGGGGATTTGAAACGGCATTGGCGAGTGATGCCGCACTCTTCAACGAATACCATGCATTGATCGTGAAACATGTAAAGGTGCATTGCAGCAAGAGACCCCTTTGCGACAACTGCCCGCTGGTCGAATTATGCGCCTACCCGGATGATCAACTGGCCAGTGGGATCTCCGCGGTGAAGACCTGA